A portion of the Actomonas aquatica genome contains these proteins:
- a CDS encoding GtrA family protein: protein MPATDPTATSATTSNRSWRGWWIFLAIGLVGYLVLTFGVFALHEWAQFDERLAYAIMITLVMIGNFIANRRIVFPAGRTGAPARQAVKFLIAALTFRVIEFILYSLCIGPLGINYLVAIAVTSAVAYWAKYYVFSFWVFR, encoded by the coding sequence ATGCCCGCGACGGACCCGACCGCCACCAGCGCCACCACGTCCAACCGCTCTTGGCGCGGCTGGTGGATTTTCCTGGCGATCGGACTCGTCGGCTACCTCGTCCTCACCTTCGGCGTTTTCGCCCTGCACGAGTGGGCGCAGTTCGATGAGCGCCTCGCCTACGCCATCATGATCACACTTGTCATGATCGGTAACTTCATCGCCAACCGACGCATCGTTTTCCCCGCCGGTCGCACCGGCGCTCCTGCCCGCCAGGCCGTCAAATTCCTCATCGCCGCGCTCACCTTCCGCGTCATCGAGTTCATCCTCTACAGCCTCTGCATCGGCCCGCTCGGCATCAACTACCTCGTCGCCATCGCCGTCACCTCGGCCGTCGCGTATTGGGCGAAATACTACGTCTTCTCCTTCTGGGTTTTTCGCTGA
- a CDS encoding LptF/LptG family permease — MNLLQRHLFWSVGGTCLAAVGLFAAVLILGNVLKDMMSYLLAGQIDVATFGLLMGLLVPYVAAYALPMGMLTGVLLVLGRMSAQQEITAMRAAGMSMGLIMRPVILLGVLGALVAGVVNFEFMPRARSAYKQILADAVQANPMSFIVPKTFVRDFPNVVFYVDEKEGTQLRDIWFWRLDDDKRVREFGRAAAGEVTFDEEAGALNVVLRDVAGEGRGLRDPEDYSKVLGNTTVGEVPFVFQVDDIFSRRKARTKYAWFTYTQLQAERARLSEIGDDEGLMKVSLALNEKGSTAIAVLAFALIAVPLGIKVSRKETSANLGIALLLVMGYYFLTVVVSWLEGRPALRPDLLMWLPAGLFLVLGVWLFRRVDTVR, encoded by the coding sequence ATGAATTTACTGCAACGGCATTTGTTTTGGAGTGTGGGCGGCACCTGTTTGGCGGCGGTGGGGCTGTTCGCGGCGGTGTTGATCCTGGGCAATGTGCTCAAGGACATGATGAGCTACCTGCTGGCGGGGCAGATCGACGTGGCGACTTTCGGACTGCTGATGGGGCTCTTGGTGCCTTACGTGGCGGCTTACGCGCTACCGATGGGCATGCTGACAGGCGTGTTGCTCGTATTGGGACGGATGTCGGCGCAGCAGGAAATCACGGCTATGCGCGCGGCGGGCATGAGCATGGGGTTGATCATGCGGCCGGTGATATTGCTTGGCGTGCTGGGGGCCTTGGTGGCGGGCGTGGTGAACTTCGAATTCATGCCGCGAGCACGCTCGGCCTATAAACAGATCCTGGCGGATGCGGTGCAGGCCAATCCCATGAGCTTCATCGTGCCGAAGACCTTCGTGCGCGATTTCCCCAACGTGGTGTTTTATGTGGACGAGAAGGAGGGCACGCAGTTGCGCGACATCTGGTTCTGGCGTTTGGACGATGACAAACGCGTGCGGGAATTTGGCCGCGCGGCGGCGGGTGAAGTGACCTTCGACGAAGAAGCCGGGGCGCTGAATGTGGTGTTGCGCGACGTGGCGGGAGAAGGGCGCGGGCTGCGCGATCCGGAGGATTATTCCAAGGTGTTGGGGAATACGACGGTGGGTGAAGTGCCGTTCGTGTTTCAGGTCGACGACATCTTCAGTCGGCGGAAGGCGCGCACCAAGTATGCGTGGTTCACCTACACGCAATTGCAGGCGGAGCGGGCGCGGCTGAGCGAGATCGGCGATGACGAGGGTCTGATGAAGGTCTCGCTGGCGTTGAACGAAAAAGGCTCCACGGCGATCGCGGTGTTGGCCTTTGCGCTGATCGCGGTGCCGTTGGGGATCAAGGTCTCGCGCAAGGAAACGTCGGCCAATCTGGGCATCGCGCTGCTCTTGGTGATGGGATATTATTTTCTGACAGTCGTCGTCTCGTGGCTGGAGGGACGACCAGCGCTGCGCCCGGATCTGTTGATGTGGTTGCCGGCGGGGTTGTTTCTGGTGCTCGGCGTCTGGCTGTTTCGGCGGGTGGATACGGTGCGGTGA
- a CDS encoding ABC transporter permease — protein sequence MQQVLPVFKREFLGYFRSPVAYVFLIVFLIAAVGLAFFVGQIFEAGEASLERFFMFHPWLFLFLVPAAGMRLWSEEKRTGTVELLFTLPITTLEAVLGKYLAAWAFLCTAIALSFPMALTVAYLGDPDWGVILVSYLGSMLMAGAYLGVCSLTSALTKNQVISFVLSVTVCFVLLLLGWSVFSEVLEGLFPVAVADAIANFSFITHFDPFTKGIVDPSDVIFFLSLSAFALFLNVLALER from the coding sequence ATGCAACAGGTCCTGCCCGTCTTCAAACGTGAGTTCCTCGGCTACTTCCGCTCTCCCGTAGCCTACGTCTTCCTCATCGTTTTCCTCATCGCCGCCGTCGGCCTGGCCTTCTTTGTCGGCCAGATTTTTGAGGCCGGCGAAGCCAGCTTGGAACGCTTCTTCATGTTCCATCCGTGGCTCTTCCTCTTCCTCGTGCCCGCCGCCGGCATGCGCCTGTGGTCCGAAGAGAAACGCACCGGCACGGTCGAGCTGCTCTTCACCCTGCCCATCACCACGCTCGAAGCCGTGCTCGGCAAATACCTCGCCGCCTGGGCCTTCCTCTGCACCGCCATCGCCCTCTCCTTTCCGATGGCCCTCACCGTCGCCTACCTTGGCGATCCCGATTGGGGCGTCATCCTCGTAAGCTACCTCGGTTCCATGCTCATGGCCGGCGCCTACCTCGGCGTTTGTTCGCTCACCTCCGCCCTCACCAAAAACCAGGTCATCTCCTTTGTGCTCAGTGTGACCGTCTGCTTCGTCCTGCTGCTGCTCGGCTGGAGCGTGTTCAGCGAAGTCCTCGAAGGCCTCTTCCCCGTCGCCGTCGCCGACGCCATCGCAAACTTCTCCTTCATCACCCACTTCGATCCTTTCACCAAGGGCATCGTCGATCCGTCGGACGTGATCTTCTTCCTCTCCCTTTCGGCCTTCGCGTTGTTCCTCAACGTGCTCGCCCTCGAACGCTGA
- the msrB gene encoding peptide-methionine (R)-S-oxide reductase MsrB translates to MTDFKKLTDAEWRARLTPTQYHVLREAGTDRPYGAAYEEFKHEGAGTYVCTGCGATLFTSETKFDARCGWPAFFDVADTNTVTLHRDRSMGMERVEVVCTRCEGHLGHLFEGEGFNTPTDQRYCINATSLRFIPDDPDPIDD, encoded by the coding sequence ATGACCGATTTTAAGAAACTCACCGACGCCGAATGGCGCGCCCGCCTCACTCCCACCCAATACCACGTCCTGCGCGAAGCCGGCACCGACCGTCCCTACGGCGCGGCCTACGAGGAATTTAAACACGAGGGAGCCGGCACCTACGTGTGCACCGGTTGCGGCGCCACGCTCTTCACCTCCGAAACCAAATTCGACGCCCGCTGCGGCTGGCCGGCCTTCTTCGACGTCGCCGACACCAACACCGTCACCCTGCACCGCGACCGCTCCATGGGCATGGAGCGCGTCGAAGTCGTCTGCACCCGCTGCGAAGGCCACCTCGGCCACCTCTTCGAAGGTGAAGGCTTCAACACCCCCACCGACCAGCGCTACTGCATCAACGCCACCTCCCTCCGCTTCATCCCCGACGACCCCGACCCGATCGACGACTGA
- a CDS encoding MATE family efflux transporter: MSHDEPSYRRILAVAWPIILANAAPPLLGLTDTAVIGHTRGATGLGAIAIGALVLNFAYWAFGFLRMGTTGFVAQADGAGDTLALRTAVLRALLLGTTLGLLLIVAQAPLRALALHLLDAGPTVTTQAADYLAIRFWSAPATLATYVLFGTLIGLGRTRVLLLLQLWLNGVNLSLDVLFAAVLDWGVTGIAWGTFVAEWTTALLALAVVWRLLRRTRASPAEPWWDAPALRRLSAWRETLTANVDIMVRTLGLLGGFAWFVRQSAQWGAVPLAANHVLLGFISFAAFFLDGFAFATESFVGQAKGARDLARFDRSVRRTSLLAAVTALGLGGGFALAGPTCIAWVTDDPAVRATAALYLPHAALYIVLGVGAFQLDGIFIGTTATVTMRNAMVGSVVAFLLAAALLAPTWGNHGLWLAFNVFVLARALTLAAGLPKLRRSLTG; the protein is encoded by the coding sequence GTGTCCCACGACGAGCCTTCCTATCGCCGCATCCTCGCGGTGGCGTGGCCGATCATTCTCGCCAACGCCGCCCCGCCCCTGCTCGGGCTCACCGACACCGCCGTCATTGGCCACACCCGCGGCGCCACCGGCCTCGGCGCCATCGCCATCGGGGCCCTCGTCCTCAACTTTGCCTACTGGGCCTTCGGCTTCCTCCGCATGGGCACCACGGGGTTTGTCGCCCAAGCCGACGGCGCCGGCGATACCCTCGCCCTGCGCACCGCCGTCCTCCGCGCCCTCCTGCTCGGCACGACGCTCGGCCTGCTCCTCATCGTCGCCCAAGCGCCGCTGCGCGCCCTCGCCCTGCACCTGCTCGACGCCGGCCCCACCGTCACGACCCAAGCCGCCGACTACCTCGCCATCCGCTTCTGGAGCGCCCCGGCCACCCTCGCCACCTACGTGCTCTTCGGCACGCTCATCGGACTCGGCCGCACCCGCGTCCTACTCCTGCTGCAACTCTGGCTCAATGGCGTAAACCTCAGCCTCGATGTGCTCTTCGCCGCGGTGCTCGATTGGGGTGTCACCGGCATCGCCTGGGGCACCTTCGTCGCCGAATGGACCACCGCCCTGCTCGCCCTCGCCGTCGTCTGGCGCCTCCTCCGCCGGACGCGCGCCTCTCCCGCCGAACCCTGGTGGGACGCCCCCGCCCTGCGCCGACTCTCCGCCTGGCGCGAAACGCTCACCGCCAACGTCGACATCATGGTGCGCACGCTCGGCCTGCTCGGCGGCTTTGCGTGGTTTGTCCGCCAGTCCGCCCAATGGGGCGCTGTCCCCCTCGCCGCCAACCACGTGCTCCTCGGCTTCATTTCCTTCGCCGCCTTCTTCCTCGATGGCTTCGCCTTCGCCACCGAATCCTTCGTCGGCCAGGCCAAGGGCGCCCGCGACCTCGCCCGCTTTGACCGCAGCGTGCGCCGCACCTCCCTGCTCGCCGCCGTCACCGCGCTCGGCCTCGGCGGCGGCTTCGCGCTCGCGGGCCCCACCTGTATCGCCTGGGTGACCGACGATCCTGCCGTCCGCGCCACCGCCGCCCTCTACCTACCGCACGCTGCCCTCTACATCGTGCTCGGCGTGGGCGCCTTCCAACTCGACGGCATCTTCATCGGCACGACCGCCACCGTGACCATGCGCAACGCCATGGTCGGCTCCGTCGTCGCCTTCCTGCTCGCCGCCGCCCTGCTAGCGCCGACGTGGGGCAACCACGGCCTCTGGCTCGCCTTCAACGTCTTCGTGCTCGCCCGCGCCCTCACTCTCGCCGCCGGCCTGCCGAAACTCCGTCGCTCCCTCACAGGCTGA
- a CDS encoding ABC transporter ATP-binding protein — MIEVKGLSKTYGNKPAVRDVSFKVERGDILGFLGPNGAGKSTTMKMITGFLQPTAGTAIVGGHDVTRDPVAVKRQVGYLPESAPSYGEMTVHEFLLFIAEARGFRGANRLPPVDRAIRLTHLESVRHQTIETLSKGYKQRVGFAQALLHDPAVLILDEPTDGLDPNQKNEVRALIKELATEKAVVLSTHILEEVGAICNRIILISEGRVVVDETPAEFQARQPGARLDTIFASLTTSDV; from the coding sequence ATGATTGAAGTCAAAGGTCTCTCCAAAACCTATGGCAACAAACCCGCCGTCCGCGACGTCAGTTTCAAGGTCGAGCGTGGTGACATCCTCGGTTTCCTCGGTCCCAATGGTGCCGGCAAATCGACCACCATGAAAATGATCACGGGCTTTCTGCAGCCCACCGCCGGCACCGCCATCGTCGGCGGCCACGACGTCACCCGCGACCCCGTCGCCGTGAAACGCCAAGTCGGTTACCTGCCCGAGAGCGCGCCCTCCTACGGCGAGATGACCGTGCATGAGTTCCTGCTCTTCATCGCCGAAGCCCGCGGCTTCCGCGGCGCGAACCGCCTGCCGCCCGTTGACCGCGCCATCCGCCTCACCCATCTCGAGTCGGTCCGCCACCAAACCATCGAGACCCTCTCCAAAGGCTACAAACAGCGCGTCGGTTTTGCCCAGGCCCTCCTCCACGATCCCGCCGTGCTCATCCTCGACGAGCCCACCGACGGCCTCGATCCCAATCAGAAGAACGAAGTCCGCGCCCTCATCAAAGAGCTCGCCACCGAGAAAGCCGTCGTGCTCTCCACCCATATTCTCGAGGAAGTCGGGGCCATCTGTAATCGCATCATCCTCATTTCCGAAGGCCGCGTCGTCGTCGACGAAACCCCGGCCGAATTCCAGGCCCGCCAACCCGGCGCCCGCCTCGACACCATCTTCGCGTCCCTCACCACCTCCGACGTCTGA
- a CDS encoding RsmB/NOP family class I SAM-dependent RNA methyltransferase — translation MARSPHIDGTAQRAAQILSRAKPGQRIDTLLRETFAHQRRLAPAEKTAIAGALFATARWHRWLDPKAALPVRVAAAMHLQARFEADPTSVKPEALAALALPDWVRDEVDLSPADLIALQTPPPLWIRTRAAYTKRIKRFLTAVTPAPAPANRTGLLYSGDKDLFRTEPFHQGHLEIQDLGSQLVGHACVPQPGETWWDTCAGEGGKTLHLAELLEGKGLIWATDRHTGRLQKLKQRASRAKVFNYRSTTWDGGAKLPTKTLFDGILIDAPCSGIGTWRRNPHARWTTTLTDVQELAVVQRQLLEHALPALKPGGRLIYAVCTLAKSETTAIADAFTAAHPELQPLALLNRGPQVTLSLSEWNANGMFLAGWTRPTAS, via the coding sequence ATGGCTCGCTCCCCGCACATCGACGGCACCGCGCAACGCGCCGCCCAAATCCTCTCCCGCGCCAAACCCGGCCAACGCATCGACACGCTCCTGCGCGAAACCTTCGCGCACCAGCGCCGCCTCGCCCCGGCCGAAAAAACCGCCATCGCCGGAGCCCTCTTCGCCACCGCCCGCTGGCACCGTTGGCTCGATCCCAAAGCCGCCCTGCCCGTGCGCGTCGCCGCCGCCATGCACCTGCAGGCCCGCTTCGAAGCCGACCCAACCAGCGTCAAACCCGAGGCCCTCGCCGCCCTCGCCCTGCCCGACTGGGTGCGCGACGAGGTCGACCTCTCCCCCGCCGATCTCATCGCCCTGCAAACCCCGCCGCCCCTCTGGATCCGCACCCGCGCCGCCTACACCAAACGCATCAAACGTTTCCTCACCGCCGTCACCCCGGCGCCCGCGCCCGCCAACCGCACCGGCCTGCTCTACTCCGGCGACAAAGACCTCTTTCGCACCGAACCCTTCCACCAAGGCCACCTCGAGATTCAGGACCTCGGTTCCCAACTCGTCGGCCACGCCTGCGTCCCCCAACCCGGCGAAACCTGGTGGGACACCTGCGCCGGCGAAGGCGGCAAAACCCTGCACCTCGCCGAACTCCTCGAGGGCAAGGGCCTCATCTGGGCCACCGACCGCCACACCGGCCGGCTGCAAAAACTCAAACAACGCGCCTCCCGCGCCAAGGTGTTCAACTACCGCAGCACCACCTGGGACGGCGGCGCCAAGCTGCCGACCAAAACCCTGTTCGACGGCATCCTCATCGACGCTCCCTGCAGCGGCATCGGCACCTGGCGCCGCAACCCGCACGCCCGTTGGACCACCACGCTCACGGACGTGCAGGAACTCGCCGTCGTGCAACGCCAACTCCTCGAACACGCCCTGCCCGCCCTCAAACCCGGCGGCCGTCTCATCTACGCCGTCTGCACCCTCGCCAAGAGCGAAACCACCGCCATCGCCGACGCCTTCACCGCCGCCCACCCCGAGCTCCAGCCCCTCGCCCTCCTCAACCGCGGCCCCCAAGTCACCCTCAGCCTGTCCGAATGGAACGCCAACGGCATGTTCCTCGCCGGGTGGACCCGCCCAACCGCGAGCTAG
- the rlmN gene encoding 23S rRNA (adenine(2503)-C(2))-methyltransferase RlmN → MKFTPAKPPLTGETLESLTARLREHGEPAYRAKQILEWLYKKRARSWDDMTNLSKSLRAWLADTFELLPLSLVHGKQSLDVTDKLLLELTDRSLIETVIIRAPQEGVGLEHSRKTICISTQVGCAMGCKFCASGLAGLKRDLNAGEIVAQLLHVCYREDARTPRARQELVSFDNIVVMGMGEPLANYEAITTALKITNADWGLGFGARRITLSTSGLVPNILKLADEPLGIRLAISLHGATDEVRTQIMPVNKAYPLAKLIPAIKAFSEKHGRMVTLEFILIEDVNDSLDQAEKLRDIAADVHAHVNLIPYNTVEGLPWKRPSIARQEAFANILRSARVSVTLRREKGHDIEAACGQLRLKTEKEREAANA, encoded by the coding sequence ATGAAGTTCACGCCCGCCAAACCGCCCCTCACCGGAGAGACCCTCGAGTCGCTCACCGCTCGCCTGCGTGAACACGGTGAACCCGCCTACCGCGCCAAGCAGATCCTCGAGTGGCTCTACAAAAAACGCGCCCGCTCCTGGGACGACATGACCAACCTCTCCAAGTCGCTCCGCGCTTGGCTGGCCGACACCTTCGAGCTGCTCCCCCTTTCCCTCGTCCACGGCAAACAGTCCCTCGACGTCACCGACAAACTCCTCCTCGAGCTCACCGACCGCTCCCTCATCGAGACGGTCATCATCCGCGCCCCCCAGGAGGGCGTCGGCCTCGAGCATTCCCGCAAGACCATCTGCATCTCCACCCAGGTCGGCTGCGCCATGGGCTGCAAATTCTGCGCCTCCGGCCTCGCCGGCCTCAAACGCGACCTCAACGCCGGCGAGATCGTCGCCCAACTCCTCCACGTCTGCTACCGCGAGGACGCCCGCACGCCCCGCGCCCGCCAGGAACTCGTCTCCTTCGACAACATCGTCGTCATGGGCATGGGTGAACCCCTCGCCAACTACGAGGCCATCACCACCGCCCTCAAGATCACCAACGCCGACTGGGGACTCGGTTTCGGCGCCCGCCGCATCACCCTCTCCACCAGCGGCCTCGTGCCCAATATCCTCAAACTCGCCGACGAGCCCCTCGGCATCCGTCTCGCCATTTCCCTCCACGGCGCGACCGACGAGGTCCGCACCCAGATCATGCCCGTCAACAAGGCCTACCCGCTCGCCAAACTCATCCCGGCGATCAAGGCCTTCAGCGAAAAACACGGCCGCATGGTCACCCTCGAATTCATCCTCATCGAGGACGTGAACGACAGCCTCGATCAGGCCGAGAAACTGCGCGACATCGCCGCCGACGTGCACGCCCACGTGAACCTCATTCCCTACAACACCGTGGAAGGCCTCCCCTGGAAACGCCCGTCCATCGCCCGCCAGGAAGCCTTCGCCAACATCCTCCGCTCCGCCCGTGTATCCGTCACGCTGCGACGCGAGAAGGGCCACGACATCGAAGCCGCCTGTGGCCAACTCCGCCTCAAAACCGAGAAAGAACGCGAAGCCGCCAACGCATGA
- a CDS encoding response regulator produces the protein MSESSELRRVLIVDDTPNIHDDFRKILVPETSSANSGINDLEAAMFGDAGEEHPELPHFELGHAYQGQEALQLVKDSLIADAPYQVAFVDMRMPPGWDGVETIRRLWEVDPRLQIVICTAYSDYSWKELTRSLGTSDSLIILKKPFDNIEVVQLAHALLRKWDLTRESEARVADLGATVERRTVQLQVAEERFSEAFNASPLPQCVQTLPEGRIIDVNHAYEEVMNMTREQAIGLTPETFTGMGNIEEWHKCLETLTRGESIEKVSELLDPSTQSIRHFRFFARRITIEDQPHSIWVFQEITSEVQLERQLRQSQKMEAIGQLAAGVAHDFNNVMTAVQGFTQISLERDDLAPDLRADLEQVLASGKRASALTRQLLLFSRKQVVQESILALGDILADLQPLLTKLVGSSFELKFDLPANLPAVRADQANVEQVVLNLVSNARDALGRSGRIDVAARIVEVDEATANAHAGAKPGDYICVDVTDDGPGIPPDVLPRIFDPFFTTKPVGEGTGLGLATSYGIARQHKGWLDVETAVGEGTTFSLFLPVAEIEDEPPPPDFPVTGIPSNSEELRGSERILIVEDDAVVAQLISCVLRRHGYDTTCVENGPDALKTWHDAGGFDLVFSDMVMPKGMSGTELAAELLEQRPELPIVLATGYSEALVQEAAPKELLERCTLMLKPYDIGKLLRRMRQLLDTSSE, from the coding sequence GCCAACTCCGGCATCAACGACCTCGAAGCCGCCATGTTCGGCGACGCCGGCGAAGAGCATCCCGAACTCCCCCATTTCGAGCTCGGCCACGCCTACCAAGGCCAGGAAGCCCTCCAACTCGTCAAAGACAGCCTCATCGCCGACGCCCCCTACCAAGTCGCCTTTGTCGACATGCGCATGCCCCCCGGCTGGGACGGCGTGGAGACCATCCGCCGCCTCTGGGAAGTCGACCCGCGCCTGCAGATCGTCATCTGCACCGCCTACTCCGACTACTCCTGGAAGGAACTCACCCGCTCCCTCGGCACCTCCGACAGCCTCATCATTCTCAAAAAACCCTTCGATAACATCGAAGTCGTCCAACTCGCCCACGCCCTCCTGCGCAAGTGGGACCTCACCCGCGAGTCCGAAGCCCGCGTCGCCGACCTCGGCGCCACCGTCGAACGCCGCACCGTGCAACTACAGGTCGCCGAAGAACGCTTCTCCGAAGCCTTCAACGCCAGCCCCCTGCCGCAGTGCGTCCAGACCCTCCCCGAAGGCCGCATCATCGACGTCAATCACGCCTACGAAGAGGTCATGAACATGACCCGCGAACAGGCCATCGGACTCACCCCCGAGACCTTCACCGGCATGGGCAACATCGAGGAATGGCACAAATGCCTCGAGACCCTCACCCGCGGCGAATCCATCGAAAAGGTCTCCGAACTACTCGACCCCTCCACCCAGAGCATCCGCCATTTCCGCTTCTTCGCCCGCCGCATCACCATCGAAGACCAACCGCACAGCATCTGGGTCTTCCAAGAGATCACCTCCGAGGTTCAACTCGAACGCCAGCTCCGCCAGTCCCAGAAAATGGAAGCCATCGGCCAGCTCGCCGCCGGCGTCGCCCATGACTTCAACAACGTCATGACCGCCGTGCAGGGCTTCACCCAGATCTCACTGGAACGTGACGACCTCGCCCCCGATCTGCGCGCCGACCTCGAACAAGTCCTCGCCTCCGGCAAACGCGCCTCCGCCCTCACCCGCCAGCTCCTGCTCTTCAGCCGCAAACAAGTGGTGCAGGAATCCATCCTCGCCCTCGGCGACATCCTCGCCGACCTGCAACCCCTGCTCACCAAACTCGTCGGCAGCAGCTTCGAACTCAAATTCGACCTCCCCGCCAACCTGCCCGCCGTGCGCGCCGATCAGGCCAACGTCGAACAGGTCGTCCTCAACCTCGTGAGCAACGCCCGCGACGCCCTCGGTCGCAGCGGCCGCATCGACGTCGCCGCCCGCATCGTCGAGGTCGACGAAGCCACCGCCAACGCCCACGCCGGAGCCAAGCCCGGCGACTACATCTGCGTTGATGTCACCGACGACGGCCCCGGCATCCCCCCCGACGTCCTCCCCCGCATCTTCGATCCGTTCTTCACCACCAAACCCGTCGGCGAAGGCACCGGCCTCGGCCTCGCCACCAGCTACGGCATCGCTCGCCAGCACAAGGGCTGGCTCGACGTCGAAACGGCTGTGGGCGAAGGCACCACCTTCTCCCTCTTCCTGCCGGTCGCAGAGATCGAGGACGAGCCGCCGCCCCCCGATTTTCCCGTCACCGGCATCCCCTCCAACTCGGAAGAGCTACGCGGCAGCGAACGCATCCTCATCGTCGAGGACGACGCCGTCGTCGCCCAACTCATCAGCTGCGTCCTGCGCCGTCACGGCTACGACACCACCTGCGTCGAAAACGGCCCCGATGCCCTCAAAACCTGGCACGACGCCGGCGGCTTCGACCTCGTCTTTTCCGACATGGTCATGCCCAAGGGCATGAGCGGCACCGAGCTCGCCGCCGAGCTCCTCGAACAACGGCCTGAGCTGCCCATCGTGCTGGCCACCGGCTACTCCGAGGCCCTCGTGCAGGAAGCAGCGCCCAAGGAACTCCTCGAGCGCTGCACCCTCATGCTCAAGCCCTACGACATCGGCAAACTCCTCCGCCGCATGCGCCAACTCCTCGACACCTCGAGCGAGTAA
- a CDS encoding thioredoxin family protein, with amino-acid sequence MKRLLSVALFACAAVIASPQQYPQMGPDIYNTTADAKPTIAQALELARKQNKHVLLDFGANWCVWCHRLHELFTTDPQVRAALQRDYITVMVDVNKRNGPARNADLDEYYGNPTQHGLPVLVVLDASGRRLHTQETGALEEGRAHSPEKVLAFLAKWAPER; translated from the coding sequence ATGAAGCGCCTCCTGTCCGTCGCCCTCTTCGCCTGTGCCGCCGTCATCGCCTCGCCGCAGCAATACCCGCAGATGGGACCCGACATCTACAACACCACCGCCGACGCCAAGCCGACCATCGCCCAGGCCCTCGAGCTCGCCCGTAAACAGAACAAACACGTCCTCCTCGATTTCGGCGCCAACTGGTGCGTCTGGTGCCACCGCCTCCACGAACTTTTCACCACCGACCCGCAGGTCCGCGCCGCCCTCCAACGCGATTACATCACCGTCATGGTCGATGTGAACAAACGCAACGGCCCCGCCCGCAACGCCGACCTCGACGAGTATTACGGCAACCCCACCCAACACGGCCTGCCCGTCCTCGTCGTGCTCGACGCCTCCGGTCGCCGCCTGCACACGCAGGAAACCGGCGCCCTCGAAGAAGGCCGCGCCCACTCGCCCGAGAAGGTCCTCGCCTTCCTCGCCAAGTGGGCCCCCGAGCGCTGA
- a CDS encoding class I SAM-dependent methyltransferase, whose translation MVKKISFKQVREDFNDLRAVVHYTRAAHKLGLWASELAVFEKYLPPAPDAPILEAGCGAGRVSMALYESGRRNLTAFDFAEELCAMAQSLFLERETGDAITLFHADARKVATHPQVADQKFAAVLFMFNGLMQIPRRRNRRAAMRSLRALAAPGAPFIFTTHDRDHSPHERKAWWYEAKQWAAGKQDPCLVEYGDRYFEDDLGRTFMHLPDREEILADLKATGWTHTWDAMRREIAKESRAVRDFSDENRFWVAHA comes from the coding sequence GTGGTTAAAAAAATCTCTTTCAAACAAGTCCGGGAGGACTTCAACGACCTGCGCGCCGTCGTCCACTACACCCGCGCCGCGCACAAGCTCGGGCTCTGGGCATCGGAACTCGCTGTATTCGAAAAATACCTACCGCCCGCTCCCGACGCTCCCATCCTCGAAGCCGGCTGCGGCGCGGGCCGCGTCTCCATGGCGCTCTACGAAAGCGGTCGCCGCAACCTGACTGCCTTCGATTTTGCCGAAGAACTCTGCGCCATGGCCCAGTCGCTCTTCCTCGAGCGTGAGACCGGCGATGCCATCACCCTCTTCCACGCCGACGCCCGCAAGGTCGCCACCCACCCGCAGGTCGCCGACCAAAAATTCGCCGCCGTGCTCTTCATGTTCAACGGCCTCATGCAAATCCCCCGTCGCCGCAATCGCCGCGCCGCCATGCGTTCCCTGCGCGCCCTCGCCGCCCCCGGCGCGCCCTTCATCTTCACCACCCACGATCGCGACCATTCGCCCCACGAGCGCAAAGCCTGGTGGTATGAAGCCAAGCAATGGGCCGCCGGCAAACAGGACCCCTGCCTCGTCGAATACGGCGACCGCTACTTCGAAGACGACCTCGGCCGCACCTTCATGCACCTGCCCGACCGCGAAGAAATCCTCGCCGATCTCAAAGCCACCGGCTGGACGCACACCTGGGACGCCATGCGCCGCGAAATCGCCAAAGAGTCCCGCGCCGTCCGCGACTTCTCCGACGAAAACCGCTTCTGGGTCGCCCACGCCTGA